Genomic segment of Rana temporaria chromosome 12, aRanTem1.1, whole genome shotgun sequence:
cacacacacacacacatatacagtatacacagacacacagtatacatatacacagaatacacatacacacactgaaagggtACTAGAGAGGCTGGGCAACtacaatcttgggattttttttaaaacacagatttttacatactgtccctggttttactgaggctggcaaccctgatggggccccctagtggcatggggccctcgggcagtgcccgagtgcccaaatggtcagtccgcccatgGAGAAATGTTagctaatgcattacaatttaattacactcattcgattttagacgactaaaatgtactataatgatttatagctagattcagaaagggcgtcctaactttgcggcggcgtagtgtatcgtgtttacactacgccgccgtaagttagcgaggcaagtacatgattcacaaagtacttgcctgctaagttacggcggcgtagcctaaagcgggcgggcgtaagggcgcctaattcaaaataggttgagggggcgtgttttatgttaatttggtttgacctgacgtgattgacgtttttttttggaacggcgcatgcgccgtccgcctacatatcccagtgttcattgcggcaacgtacgccgcacgggcctattggtttcgacgtggacgtaaatgacgtaaatccctattcacggacgacttacgcaaacgacgtaacattttcgaatttcgacgcgggaacgacggccatacttaacattactattccagctatttgtaactttaggcctgataatgcgttacataaatggcgtatctgtactgcgtcggccgggcgtacgttcgtgaataggcgtatctagtgatttacatattctacgccgaccgcaatggaagcgccacctagcggccagccaaaatatttCACCCTAAGATActacggcgcaagccatcgtatcttagataggtttaagtgtatctcagtttgagcatacacttaaacataggtcggcgcagattccgagttaggtcggcgtatctactgatacaccggcctaactcttactgaatctagttATGTGTACACTAAATATgacaaacaattgcagaagactaaaatgggactaaaactaaaatgccattttcgtccgaagactaagactaaaactaaatcgaaatttgctgccaaaataaattaaacactGCACCCAATAGCATTGTCCCAATACAAAAAGTGCACTCTAatcgaaagaaaagaaagaaagtattACCGCCAGCCAATTTCTTTTCATACCTGCAGAATCCCAATCACTTTTTTGGCTATAAAGGGTCCAAAATGGGAAGCCTGAGACAAGCCCACCCCTCCGTAATCAGCCAGGATGACAATTCCGTTCACTTGTGTCTCTTCCGACTCCACCAGTTTCTCCAGGGACAGGTACATGGCACGAACGTTTTCTGTGATTGGATAGTCCCGGGGGTTCCAGCGGCCTGATGGCGAGAAAATTAAATAATGAGCGATAAGAAATGTAAAGCGCAGGGAAATGGAAtggtatacagtactgtgcaaaagttgtaggcgggtgtgaagaaatgctgtaaaataacaatgcttttaaaaatttatatttaaaattctttatttacaaaatgcaaaaatgaatgaacaaaaaaaaaatctaaatcaaatcaatctTTGGTGACTACATCAGTTCTTACACTTGCAGCCCCCCGTCggcagcggcaatcgggtctgtTCTTtgcctgggtatggagacgagtgagggcccCCACCCATCgccatatcattgcagggtggaagcaacgtcaaaacgtcacttccgcccaatgttcttaaagggattttttttttttatgcattgcattttagtgtaaatatgagatctttttgaccccagatctcatatttaagaggacatgtcatcccttatttctattacaagggatgtttacattccttgtaataggaataataaaaatgacccaaatacattttttatttttttaaaaaaagggtcaaaatattattttttgtaaaaaaaaaaaaaaataataataataataataaataataataaaaataaataataataaataataagaaaaatatatatatatataggttccTAACCAGTGACTACACATGCATATAGTGATAATGTCTCTCACCCGGGCGAATGCAGACAACACGCCTCCCCTCTTTGTCGCTATGAGGCAGGACGGTAAGGAAGCCAGAATCCAGCACCGGCTTTACCACAGATGGTCTCAGGTCCGTAAAAAGCTCAGGCCAGCCTTTCCGGCAGCTATAGTAGTTGACCAGGAGCTGTAGGGCCCGATCATAGTCAAACTTGCGGGCCCTGAGGAAACGGAGGAGGAAGGCATCATCCACTCTGGTCCTGAGGTTTGGATAGTCCTTCCATATCATGTCCCGGAGAGCCTGGACGTCACGTAGTCTCCATTCCGGCTTTTCCTGAAGCTCCTCCCTGGCCTTCTGGATGAGTTCAGGAGTCAGAGAGCACACGTAGTTCTCCTGGAGGGTCGAGTCAACCTCCAAAGAAGTGGACAAAGAAGAACTTCCTAGTGAGGGCTCATTGTCTTGTGCCATTGAATAAGAGGCCGCTGTCAACGACAAGAAGGGCTGGTCAGACTTCCACAAGAACAGAAAAATAAAGCTTACCACTTACAGATACATCTATTCAACTTCATCCACACTAGACGTTGTTTACCTTCAAGTCTAAACGCAGACAAAAACTTTTAAGCTTAGAATTAAGTAGGGAAGGAATGGATCCTAGGTCAACTTTTCATTGCCATCTAAGTTCTCATTTTAGAGATTTCTTCTCCTTTCATACATAGGTGGAAGATGTCAGGCAGAACAGGAGGTCAGGGAAGACCTTCCTACTTCCTTTCTACATGATGGGGGTCAGGGAAGGCCTTCCCACTTCCTCTCTACATGATGGGGGTCAGGGAAGGCCTTCCCACTTCCTCTCTACATGATGGGGGTCAGGGAAGGCCTTCCCACTTCCTCTCTACATGATGGGGGTCAGGCAGAGCAGGTGGTCATGGAAGACCTTCCTACTTCCTCTCTACATGATGGGGGTCAGGCAGAACAGGAGGTCAGGGAAGACCTTCCCACTTCCTCGCTACATGATGGGAGTCAGGCAGAACAGGAGGTCAGGGAAGACCTTCCCACTTCCTCGCTACATGATGGGAGTCAGGCAGAACAGGAGGTCAGGAAGACCTACCCACTTCCTCGCTACATGATGGGGGTCAGGCAAAATAGGAGGTCAGGAAAGACCTTCCCTACTTCCTCTCTACATGATGGGGTTAAGGCAGAATAGGAGGTCAGGGAAGACCCTCCTACTTCCTCTCTACATAATGGGTGTCAGGCAGAACAGGAGGTCAGGGAAGACCTTCCTACTTCCTCTCTACATGATGGGTGTCAGGGAAGGCCTTCCCACTTCCTCGCTACATGATGGGGGTCAGGCAGAACAGGAGGTCAGGGAAGACCTTCCTACTTCCTCTCTACATGATGGGGGTCATGGAAGACCTTCCTACTTCCTCTCTACATGATGGGGGTCAGGCAGAATAGGAGGTCAGGGAAGACCCTCCTACTTCCTCTCTACATGATGGGGGTCAAGGAAGGCCTTCCTACTTCCTCTCTACATGATGGGGGTCAGGCAGAACAAGAGGTCATGGAAGACCATCCCATTTCCTCTCTACATGATGGGGGTCAGGCAGAACAGGAGGTCATGAAAGACCTTCCCATTTCCTCTCTACATGATGGGGGTCAGGCAGAACAGGAGGTCATGGAAGACCTTCCCATTTCCTCTCTACATGATGGGGGTCAGGCAGAACAGGAGGTCAGGGAAGACCTTCCTACTTCCTCTCTACATGATAGGTGTCAGGGAAGGCCTTCCCACTTCCTTGCTACATGATGGGGGTCAGGCAGAACAGGAGGTCATGGAAGACCTTCCTACTTCCTCTCTACATGATGGGTTTCAGGCAGAACAGGAGGTCAGGGAAGACCTCCTCACTTACTGGCAAGGAAAGTCAGACACAACAGGGAGTAAAAAGAAATCCTCACTATAAAAGACACACCTAGTAAGCAGGAGAGATGTGTAGGGAAGCTGGAACTGGTCATTTTAATCACCCAACTGTCCATTTTGTATTGAATTGCAGCCATTTTAAgaaagggtgtacaaccactttaactttggatagtaaaacgtttattttttctgccagtacataccctatacagcccacttcctctttcttgtctgGCCTAGgcgtatgacatcatgcacagctctctcactcaGGTGAGTTtcccaggaagagaggggagggggggaggcaagtcataagagggccaatgagagctggagaTGTGcctctgtaaatccaggaagtaaaacaggcagcagcttcagctgcccacagttaaaatggctgcagccagactcagtggagggagatttctgcagtataTTTAGCAAGTACAGAATATATCATGACTGTAATGTCATAGTCATTGTAGGGATGGGAGGAGAACATCTGAATGGATCATCCTGGGTGTTGGTAAAACTTCTTACTCCAGCAGATCAAAATCTGACTGTCTAGGGCCAACAAATAATCTTCCCAGGCATCCACCCCACACACCCCATAATAACATGAGCTGAGAAATTCAACCGGTTCCAACATCAAAGAGCGGGATGAAGCTTGTATCGAGTCACGCAATGCGGAGCCAATAAAAGAAAACAGGTCACAGCGACCTGCATAGAGCCTTTAATTATAGAGGACGACGAGCGAGGTCTGTGGGTGGCAGGCTGCATGAAGAAGCTCTGAGCTTCAgtggtgaggaggaggaggctgtatACCCAACTACTGAATCTAAAGAGAACCTGAACTGTAATAAATACAAACCCtggagcataggtgtgcgcagcctattgcattagggtaagCACcccatatttgcatgtgtatataccagtatactgatggtgtcagtagggcagtggacagtgtcagtagttttttatttttattatatatttactttatttctgtgcgttagtgcacgtttaacgttgtatatttcagtgtgttatgtgccgtttaatgctgtatttttctgtgcgttagtgcaggtttaacgcagtatatttctgtgcattactgcatgtttaacgcagtatattccagtgtgttactgcacgtttaatgcagcatatttctgtgcgttagtgcacatttaacgttgtatatttcagtgtgttatgtgccgtttaatgctgtatttttctgtgcgttagtgcaggtttaacgcagtatatttctgtgcattactgcatgtttaacgcagtatattccagtgtgttactgcacatttaatgcagcatatttctgtgcgttagtgcacatttaaagcggatgtgccatgggaaaaaaatattaaaagccagcagctacaaatactgcagctgctgacttttaatattaggacacttacctgtcctggagtccagcgccgatcgcagcagaggacgagcgatcgctcgtctctctgctgctccccccgccatccacgctgagggaaccaggaagtgaagcgctgcagcttcactgcccggttccctacggcgcatgcgcgagtcgcgccgcgcccgccgattggctcccgctgtgtgctgggagccgagtgttcccagcacacaacgaggggggtgacgggatgtgacggaatgcccgtcttttgcccgtgaatgccgggccggaagtgggtgcaaatacctgtctttagacaggtatctgcacccccctccccctgaaaggtgtcaaatgtgacaccggagggggggggggttccgatcagcgggactccactttagggtggagaaccgctttaacgttgtatatttcagtgtgttatgtgccgtttaatgctgtatttttctgtgcgttagtgcaggtttaacgcagtatatttggcacaccctgtgcgcacgcctatgccctgGAGGAGGGTAGGGGAGGTAGGTGCCCATCCTTGGTTCTTCCAAGAAGGTTTTATTGGATTTTCCGacttgtttaaccccttcatacTGACGTaacacaaatatgcggccccCGCTAGACGAGGCTTTTTTTCCGTTGGGGCCTCATATTTGCGTATCTCTCCAAGCTTGTGCTGGGAGCGCGCAGCACGACACACTTCCAGCACAGAGAGCGAGGTCTCACCATGAGCCCCGTACTAACGATTGGGACCCGGGATGCGAGACTCTGGGTCACCTGATTGCtgcgatagcctctgattggctatcatagtGATTggtcactgtgaagcccacccCCTGTGTTGtctctctctgtgaatggaggagagagagacacacgtTTCTCTCcctgcagaata
This window contains:
- the TTPAL gene encoding alpha-tocopherol transfer protein-like is translated as MAQDNEPSLGSSSLSTSLEVDSTLQENYVCSLTPELIQKAREELQEKPEWRLRDVQALRDMIWKDYPNLRTRVDDAFLLRFLRARKFDYDRALQLLVNYYSCRKGWPELFTDLRPSVVKPVLDSGFLTVLPHSDKEGRRVVCIRPGRWNPRDYPITENVRAMYLSLEKLVESEETQVNGIVILADYGGVGLSQASHFGPFIAKKVIGILQDGFPIRIKAVNIINEPRIFKGIFAILRPFLKEKIVKRFFLHGSDLSSLHSNVPKAILPDEYGGTAGKLDTSSWSQILLASENDFAQGFHLADLNRDGSLQGLVMNDTESDYLQCEESSRGVKSQLYCY